Proteins encoded by one window of Streptomyces sp. NBC_01477:
- a CDS encoding NAD(P)H-binding protein, translating to MNVLVIGATGKTGRPVVDALVARGAKVRAGSRTPGSATSPGVEPVRFDWAERGTWRPALEGAEGLYVVGPVGQPEPELLMHQLLADADAIRRVVLLSVLGADRLPPLVPMASWEHDVRMSGREWTVLRPNWFQQNFGAGFAGPLRERGVLELPAGDAAVSFVDTRDVGEAAAVALTSGGHGGQVYDLTGPEALTHEEALGVLGAAAGRELRYVPLDPDDFAAGLRGRGLPERVVEWQVALFRYMRGGGNAVVTSAVPDLVGRGARGLSAYAESLRGALPL from the coding sequence ATGAACGTGCTGGTGATCGGTGCGACCGGGAAGACCGGACGGCCGGTGGTGGACGCGCTGGTCGCGCGCGGCGCGAAGGTCCGTGCGGGCAGCCGCACACCGGGGTCCGCGACGTCGCCCGGCGTCGAGCCGGTCCGCTTCGACTGGGCCGAACGCGGCACATGGCGCCCGGCGCTGGAAGGGGCGGAGGGGCTTTACGTGGTCGGGCCGGTCGGACAGCCCGAGCCGGAACTGCTCATGCACCAGCTGCTCGCCGACGCCGACGCAATACGGCGGGTGGTGCTGCTCTCCGTGCTCGGCGCGGACCGGCTGCCGCCGCTCGTCCCGATGGCGAGCTGGGAGCACGACGTACGGATGTCGGGGCGGGAGTGGACCGTGCTGCGGCCCAACTGGTTCCAGCAGAATTTCGGCGCGGGATTCGCCGGGCCGCTGCGGGAGCGGGGCGTGCTGGAGCTTCCGGCCGGGGACGCGGCCGTGAGCTTCGTCGACACCAGGGATGTCGGGGAGGCCGCCGCGGTTGCCCTCACGTCGGGCGGACACGGCGGCCAGGTCTACGACCTGACGGGTCCTGAGGCGCTCACCCACGAGGAGGCGCTGGGCGTGCTCGGCGCCGCCGCCGGGCGCGAGCTGCGGTACGTGCCGCTCGACCCTGACGACTTCGCGGCGGGGCTTCGCGGGCGCGGGCTTCCCGAGCGGGTGGTGGAGTGGCAGGTGGCGCTTTTCCGCTATATGCGGGGCGGGGGGAATGCGGTGGTCACCTCGGCGGTGCCGGATCTTGTCGGGCGGGGCGCCCGGGGCCTTTCCGCTTACGCGGAGTCGTTGCGGGGTGCGCTTCCATTGTGA
- a CDS encoding AraC family transcriptional regulator, whose product MDVLADALAAMRTGRTRSARTEVRAPWGLRFPAVGGATFHVVLEGECWLLPPEGAADEPAADAVRLGPGDAVFLRRGSPMGLADDPATALTDFVPHDWDPGETIGRVDIDGPGPRTRLLCGAYPLGRGRPHPLMAELPDILRLPPSRERHPALHAAIGLLNAELEERRPGRDGIVPALVDALLLYILRGWLADRSAAEAQGLARPGWATALTDPVVGPALEGIHADPGRAWTVEELAACGGLSRSAFAQRFTALVGTPPLTYLTWWRMTAAGRLLLSGDAPLRVVAEQVGYRAEFAFAKAFKREYGVAPGRYRRSAPGAPPPSPAVAGR is encoded by the coding sequence ATGGACGTACTGGCCGACGCACTCGCGGCAATGCGCACCGGCCGTACGCGTTCGGCCCGCACCGAGGTCCGCGCCCCCTGGGGGCTGCGCTTTCCCGCGGTCGGCGGCGCGACCTTCCACGTCGTCCTGGAGGGCGAGTGCTGGCTGCTCCCGCCGGAGGGCGCCGCGGACGAGCCCGCCGCGGACGCGGTACGGCTCGGCCCGGGCGACGCCGTGTTCCTGCGACGTGGCAGCCCGATGGGCCTCGCGGACGACCCGGCGACCGCGCTGACCGACTTCGTGCCGCACGACTGGGACCCGGGCGAGACGATCGGCCGGGTCGACATCGACGGGCCGGGCCCGCGCACCCGGCTGCTGTGCGGCGCGTATCCGCTGGGCCGGGGACGGCCGCACCCGCTGATGGCCGAGCTGCCCGACATTCTGCGCCTGCCGCCGAGCCGCGAGCGGCACCCGGCGCTGCACGCGGCGATCGGCCTGCTCAATGCCGAGCTCGAGGAGCGCAGACCCGGCAGGGACGGCATCGTGCCCGCCTTGGTGGACGCCCTGCTGCTGTACATACTGCGCGGCTGGCTGGCGGACAGGTCGGCCGCCGAGGCGCAGGGCCTGGCCCGCCCCGGGTGGGCGACAGCGCTGACCGACCCGGTGGTCGGCCCGGCGCTCGAAGGGATCCACGCCGACCCGGGCCGCGCCTGGACGGTGGAGGAGCTGGCCGCCTGCGGCGGCCTGTCGCGCTCGGCGTTCGCACAGCGTTTCACCGCCCTGGTGGGCACACCCCCGCTGACGTATCTGACCTGGTGGCGTATGACGGCGGCGGGCCGACTGCTGCTGTCGGGCGACGCACCGCTCCGGGTGGTGGCGGAACAGGTCGGCTACCGCGCCGAATTCGCCTTCGCCAAGGCCTTCAAACGCGAGTACGGCGTCGCGCCCGGCCGCTACCGCAGGTCCGCCCCGGGCGCGCCGCCCCCCTCCCCGGCCGTGGCGGGCCGCTGA
- a CDS encoding sensor histidine kinase, translating into MSADLPLEEPQRRLTGPPLPAAGPRGGHVWERSFLPWDLYFAVVSVATVLFALAAESPGLRVRVLAACLFCLPVLWYVGAGRPLLVAQATGSGAAVRYLTGLVVLFLPPAALVGETRLATFALVPQCFMLLRVRGALTAVAVINITPVAAWALVWRPDTHDLYYNSVFAVVTLAFSAVIGSWIIRIIEQSTERADLVAELDASRGEVARLSAESGALAERERLSREIHDTLAQGFTSVLMLVQAVETELDTDPARARRHLALMAGTARENLAEARALVAGNAPAGLDGGSLPDALRRLAARHTEQTGAPATVDIAGAVRALPAAVEVVVLRSCQEALANARRHAGEAVPVALDLRYAEDTLRVAVRDTGCGFDPAGPRGTGYGLPGLRARAAEMGGTATVDSAPGRGTAITVTLPLAAARRSTP; encoded by the coding sequence GTGTCTGCTGACCTTCCGCTGGAAGAGCCGCAACGACGGCTGACCGGCCCACCGCTGCCCGCCGCGGGACCTCGCGGCGGGCACGTCTGGGAGCGCTCGTTCCTGCCGTGGGACCTGTACTTCGCGGTCGTGTCGGTGGCCACCGTCCTCTTCGCGCTCGCCGCGGAAAGCCCCGGGCTCCGCGTACGCGTCCTCGCCGCCTGCCTGTTCTGCCTGCCGGTGCTCTGGTACGTGGGGGCCGGCCGTCCGCTGCTGGTCGCGCAGGCCACCGGCTCCGGGGCGGCCGTACGGTATCTGACCGGCCTGGTCGTGCTGTTCCTGCCGCCCGCGGCACTCGTCGGCGAGACCCGGCTGGCGACCTTCGCCCTCGTACCCCAGTGCTTCATGCTGCTACGGGTGCGGGGCGCGCTCACCGCCGTCGCCGTCATCAACATCACGCCGGTCGCGGCCTGGGCGCTGGTCTGGCGGCCCGACACCCACGACCTCTACTACAACTCCGTCTTCGCGGTCGTCACCCTCGCCTTCTCCGCGGTGATCGGCAGCTGGATCATCCGCATCATCGAGCAGAGCACGGAACGGGCCGACCTCGTCGCCGAGCTGGACGCCAGCCGCGGCGAAGTCGCCCGCCTGTCCGCGGAGAGCGGCGCCCTCGCCGAACGCGAGCGGCTCTCCCGTGAGATCCACGACACCCTCGCGCAGGGCTTCACCAGCGTCCTGATGCTGGTCCAGGCCGTCGAGACCGAACTCGACACCGACCCGGCGCGGGCCCGCCGCCACCTCGCGCTCATGGCGGGCACCGCGCGGGAGAACCTGGCGGAGGCCCGTGCCCTCGTCGCCGGCAACGCCCCCGCGGGCCTCGACGGCGGCTCCCTGCCCGACGCTTTGCGCCGCCTCGCCGCCCGGCACACAGAACAGACCGGCGCGCCCGCCACCGTCGACATCGCAGGGGCCGTACGCGCCCTGCCCGCGGCCGTCGAGGTCGTCGTCCTGCGCAGCTGCCAGGAAGCCCTGGCCAATGCCCGCCGCCACGCGGGCGAGGCCGTCCCCGTCGCCCTCGACCTGCGCTATGCCGAGGACACCCTGCGGGTCGCCGTACGCGACACCGGCTGCGGCTTCGACCCCGCCGGGCCGCGGGGCACCGGCTACGGACTGCCCGGGCTGCGCGCCAGGGCGGCCGAGATGGGCGGCACCGCCACCGTCGACAGCGCGCCGGGCCGCGGCACCGCGATCACCGTCACCCTGCCGCTCGCGGCCGCCCGGAGGAGCACCCCGTGA
- a CDS encoding ABC transporter ATP-binding protein: MTDDVVKVRGLRKRYGEVDAVDGVDLGIRRGEVFGILGPNGAGKSTTVEILQGHRRRDSGEVAVLGQDPGRADRAWQARVGIVWQDESAAAELTVAETVRHFARYYPAPRDPAEVIELVGLTGKADSRTKSLSGGQRRRLDVALGVIGGPELLLLDEPTTGFDPAARRRFWSLIRSLADEGTTIILTTHYLDEAEALTDRLAVIAAGKVVAEGEPGSLAGRARAGATVHWADPDGTARSEETDTPTRTVAELTRRFDGEIPELRVTRPTLEDIYLRLIGSEDL, encoded by the coding sequence ATGACGGACGACGTGGTGAAAGTGCGCGGGCTGCGCAAGAGGTACGGCGAGGTCGACGCGGTCGACGGGGTGGACCTCGGCATCAGGCGCGGTGAGGTCTTCGGCATCCTGGGGCCGAACGGCGCCGGCAAGAGCACGACCGTGGAGATCCTCCAGGGCCACCGGCGGCGCGACAGCGGCGAGGTGGCCGTACTGGGGCAGGACCCGGGCCGGGCCGACCGCGCCTGGCAGGCCAGGGTCGGGATCGTGTGGCAGGACGAGTCCGCGGCGGCCGAACTGACCGTGGCCGAGACCGTACGGCACTTCGCGCGCTACTACCCCGCGCCGCGCGACCCCGCCGAGGTCATCGAGCTGGTGGGCCTGACCGGGAAGGCGGACAGCCGCACCAAGTCGCTGTCCGGCGGGCAGCGCAGGCGGCTCGACGTGGCGCTCGGCGTGATCGGCGGTCCCGAACTGCTGCTGCTCGACGAGCCGACGACCGGCTTCGACCCGGCGGCCAGGCGGCGGTTCTGGTCGCTGATCCGCAGCCTTGCCGACGAGGGCACCACGATCATCCTCACCACCCACTACCTGGACGAGGCCGAGGCGCTGACCGACCGGCTCGCCGTGATCGCGGCCGGCAAGGTCGTCGCGGAGGGCGAACCCGGTTCGCTGGCCGGGCGCGCACGGGCCGGAGCGACCGTGCACTGGGCGGATCCCGACGGCACCGCACGCAGCGAGGAGACCGACACCCCGACCCGTACGGTCGCGGAGCTGACCCGCCGCTTCGACGGTGAGATCCCCGAACTCCGGGTCACCCGGCCCACGCTGGAGGACATCTACCTGCGGCTCATCGGATCGGAGGACCTGTGA
- a CDS encoding response regulator transcription factor, with amino-acid sequence MIRILLADDHPVVREGLRAMLDAEADLDVVGEASSGPQAEALAAALRPDIVLMDLRMPDGGGVESTLRMTAAGLPCRVIVLTTYETDGDILRAVEAGAAGYLLKDLARGELADAVRAAARGETVLAPTVAARLVDRLRVRPERPHLSDRETAVLRLVAEGCTNAEIGRRLFIGESTVKTHLLRTFTKLAVTDRTAAVTSAMRHGLL; translated from the coding sequence GTGATCCGCATCCTGCTCGCCGACGACCACCCGGTGGTCCGCGAAGGCCTCCGCGCGATGCTCGACGCGGAGGCCGACCTCGACGTCGTCGGTGAGGCCTCCAGCGGCCCGCAGGCCGAGGCGCTGGCCGCCGCGCTGCGGCCCGACATCGTGCTGATGGACCTGCGGATGCCGGACGGCGGCGGCGTCGAGTCGACCCTGCGCATGACCGCTGCCGGGCTGCCGTGCCGGGTCATCGTGCTCACCACGTACGAGACCGACGGCGACATCCTGCGCGCCGTCGAGGCGGGCGCGGCCGGCTACCTCCTCAAGGACCTCGCCCGCGGTGAACTCGCCGACGCCGTGCGGGCCGCCGCCCGCGGGGAGACGGTCCTCGCCCCGACCGTCGCGGCCCGCCTCGTCGACCGCCTCCGCGTCCGTCCAGAACGCCCCCACCTGTCCGACCGCGAGACCGCGGTCCTCCGCCTGGTCGCCGAGGGCTGCACCAACGCGGAGATCGGCCGCCGCCTCTTCATCGGCGAGTCCACGGTCAAGACCCATCTGCTCCGCACCTTCACCAAGCTGGCGGTCACGGACCGCACGGCAGCGGTGACCTCGGCAATGCGCCACGGTTTGCTCTGA
- a CDS encoding winged helix-turn-helix domain-containing protein, with translation MRIHFTLTDLARTRLAARPSPLAVTTFSAFRLVQRAGAPGLDGWRRQVRAGLAAPGDGVDRPAPQKPYFAQLAPRDPAHPIPRFLRPHIGLRTLDDELERLLSTPQRALRADLDYVGRHRPLPRWTRDLADGDLAAANGLAAAVRDYHRVAVAPYWPGLAALLAADRAARTRQLGDGGIEEVLHALGPRMRWRPPVLEVQTRAEVEYDYHLGGRGLVLAPGAFSSYVPCDPDEEQPTLYYEVAPDSDRHPLLAPLGGPHGGLAALLGHSRAAVLEVIADGVTTGQLARRVGLSPASASEHAGVLRRAGLVATRRSGRFSHHTLTALGSELLLHAAASRSPAP, from the coding sequence GTGCGCATTCACTTCACGCTCACCGACCTGGCCCGCACCCGGCTGGCGGCCCGCCCGAGCCCGCTCGCGGTCACCACTTTCAGCGCCTTCCGCCTGGTGCAGCGGGCCGGCGCACCCGGTCTCGACGGCTGGCGGCGGCAGGTACGGGCGGGCTTGGCAGCGCCTGGTGACGGCGTTGACCGGCCGGCGCCGCAGAAGCCGTACTTCGCGCAGCTCGCCCCTCGCGACCCCGCGCACCCCATCCCGCGCTTCCTGCGCCCGCACATCGGGCTGCGGACCCTGGACGACGAACTGGAGCGGCTGCTGAGCACCCCTCAGCGGGCCCTGCGGGCCGACCTGGACTACGTCGGCAGGCACCGCCCGCTGCCCCGCTGGACCCGGGACCTGGCCGACGGCGACCTTGCCGCGGCGAACGGGCTGGCCGCGGCGGTACGCGACTACCACCGGGTGGCCGTGGCGCCGTACTGGCCCGGGCTGGCCGCGCTGCTCGCCGCCGACCGGGCGGCCCGCACCCGGCAGTTGGGGGACGGCGGCATCGAGGAGGTGCTGCACGCGCTCGGCCCCCGGATGCGCTGGCGGCCCCCGGTGCTCGAGGTGCAGACCCGGGCGGAGGTCGAGTACGACTACCACCTCGGCGGGCGCGGCCTGGTGCTGGCGCCGGGCGCGTTCAGCTCGTACGTGCCCTGCGACCCGGACGAGGAGCAGCCGACGCTCTACTACGAGGTGGCCCCCGACAGCGACCGCCATCCCCTCCTCGCCCCGCTGGGCGGCCCGCACGGGGGTCTGGCCGCGCTGCTCGGGCACAGCAGGGCGGCGGTGCTCGAAGTGATCGCCGACGGTGTGACGACCGGCCAGCTGGCCCGCCGGGTGGGCCTGTCGCCCGCGTCGGCCAGCGAGCACGCCGGCGTCCTGCGGCGGGCAGGTCTTGTCGCCACCCGGCGCAGCGGCCGGTTCAGCCACCACACGCTCACCGCGCTGGGCTCCGAACTGCTGCTGCACGCGGCGGCCTCCAGGTCTCCCGCGCCCTGA
- a CDS encoding ABC transporter permease yields the protein MAGTTAATAPTRVKGQRTPRLPGAWRLGLLRGAMEIRLFFRLREQVIFTFAFPIVFLFLFASIFHDDMADSGSTASQYYVASMIAAGIMSTSFQSLGISIAIERDDKVLRRLRGTPMPPAAYFLGKIWLVLVTGLLETAALLVFGTAVYDVDLPSDAAGWLTFGWIFVLGITGCALLGIAISSVPKSGKSATSVVVLPFLVLQFISGVYILIDTVPDWMLTIGSFFPLKWMCQGLRGVFLPEAAAALEPAGSWEYGCIALVLGAWCIGGLVLCLLTFRWKSRNDG from the coding sequence ATGGCCGGCACCACCGCCGCGACGGCGCCCACCCGGGTGAAGGGCCAGCGCACCCCGCGGCTGCCCGGGGCGTGGCGACTCGGCCTGCTGCGCGGGGCGATGGAGATCAGGCTGTTCTTCCGGCTGCGCGAACAGGTGATCTTCACCTTCGCCTTCCCCATCGTCTTCCTCTTCCTCTTCGCCTCGATCTTCCACGACGACATGGCGGACTCCGGCTCCACCGCGTCGCAGTACTACGTGGCGTCGATGATCGCGGCCGGCATCATGTCCACCAGCTTCCAGTCGCTGGGCATCTCCATCGCGATCGAGCGCGACGACAAGGTGCTGCGCCGGCTGCGCGGCACCCCGATGCCGCCGGCCGCGTACTTCCTCGGCAAGATCTGGCTGGTGCTGGTCACCGGACTGCTGGAGACGGCCGCGCTGCTGGTCTTCGGCACCGCCGTCTACGACGTCGACCTGCCCTCCGACGCGGCCGGCTGGCTCACCTTCGGCTGGATCTTCGTGCTCGGCATCACCGGCTGCGCGCTGCTCGGCATCGCGATCAGCAGTGTGCCGAAGTCCGGCAAGAGCGCCACCTCGGTGGTCGTACTCCCCTTCCTGGTGCTCCAGTTCATCTCCGGGGTGTACATCCTCATCGACACCGTGCCCGACTGGATGCTGACCATCGGCTCGTTCTTCCCGCTCAAGTGGATGTGCCAGGGCCTGCGCGGGGTGTTCCTGCCGGAGGCCGCCGCCGCGCTGGAACCGGCGGGCAGTTGGGAGTACGGATGTATCGCGCTGGTACTGGGCGCCTGGTGCATCGGAGGATTGGTGCTGTGTCTGCTGACCTTCCGCTGGAAGAGCCGCAACGACGGCTGA
- a CDS encoding GNAT family N-acetyltransferase, which yields MGVAIRQAGQDDRPAVNALLDEVFRDDPVSSWVFPDPAYRRRRHGALMGAFLDTALTEGYVDVAVDGSAAALWLSVPAGGHPADEDGPAAFRRAVDPTNERVETIARILDAAHPTERAHEYLMLIAVDSAARSQGRGTELITSVLARCDREGRAAYLEASTARSRALYARLGFVSPGRTVDLPDGPQMWPMWREPMPVREV from the coding sequence ATGGGTGTGGCGATCCGACAGGCCGGGCAGGACGACAGGCCGGCGGTGAACGCCCTGCTGGACGAGGTCTTCCGGGACGACCCGGTCAGCAGCTGGGTTTTTCCCGACCCGGCCTACCGGCGGCGCAGGCACGGTGCGCTGATGGGCGCCTTCCTCGACACCGCGCTCACCGAGGGCTACGTCGACGTGGCGGTGGACGGCTCGGCGGCGGCGCTGTGGCTGTCGGTGCCGGCCGGCGGCCACCCGGCCGACGAGGACGGTCCCGCGGCCTTCCGCCGGGCCGTCGACCCGACCAACGAACGCGTCGAGACCATCGCCCGGATCCTCGACGCCGCCCACCCCACGGAGCGGGCGCACGAATATCTGATGCTCATCGCGGTGGACTCCGCGGCCCGCAGCCAGGGGCGGGGCACCGAGCTGATCACGTCCGTGCTGGCCCGCTGCGACCGCGAGGGCCGCGCGGCCTATCTGGAGGCCAGTACGGCCCGCAGCCGCGCGCTCTACGCCCGCCTCGGCTTCGTCTCGCCCGGCCGCACCGTCGACCTTCCGGACGGCCCGCAGATGTGGCCGATGTGGCGGGAGCCGATGCCGGTCCGAGAAGTCTGA
- a CDS encoding NAD(P)-dependent oxidoreductase: MPTAGFLGLGVMGQPMALNLARQMADGPPLTVWNRTPGRSVPLRAAGALVADAPGDVLRTSDVVFLMLADGRAIDATLARGTAAFAGHVAGRTLVHMGTTSPDYSRALAADVLAAGGHYVEAPVSGSRGPAEAGQLVAMLAGEQQAVDTVRPLLVPMCREAFECGPVPNALLTKLSVNLFLITMVTGLTEAFHFADRHGLDRDRFLAVLDAGPMASAVSRMKAPLLRDRDFAVQAAALDVLKNNRLIAEAAREAGLASPLLDVCHALFDETVALGHGGADMVAVLHAIEARTGGARPSGKA, translated from the coding sequence ATGCCGACAGCAGGCTTCCTCGGTCTCGGCGTCATGGGGCAGCCCATGGCCCTCAACCTGGCGCGGCAGATGGCGGACGGGCCGCCGCTGACTGTGTGGAACAGGACACCCGGGAGGAGCGTGCCGCTGCGTGCCGCGGGCGCCCTGGTCGCGGACGCGCCAGGTGACGTGCTGCGTACGAGCGACGTCGTCTTCCTGATGCTGGCCGACGGCCGGGCGATCGACGCCACCCTGGCGCGCGGCACCGCCGCCTTCGCCGGGCACGTCGCAGGCCGGACACTCGTGCACATGGGCACGACCTCGCCCGACTACTCGCGGGCGCTGGCGGCCGACGTCCTGGCCGCGGGCGGCCACTACGTCGAGGCGCCGGTGTCGGGGTCCCGCGGGCCGGCGGAGGCCGGGCAGTTGGTGGCGATGCTGGCCGGGGAGCAGCAGGCGGTGGACACCGTACGGCCGCTGCTGGTTCCCATGTGCCGGGAGGCGTTCGAGTGCGGCCCGGTCCCGAACGCGCTGCTGACGAAGCTGTCGGTGAACCTCTTCCTGATCACCATGGTCACCGGGCTCACCGAGGCCTTCCACTTCGCCGACCGGCACGGTCTCGACCGCGACCGCTTCCTGGCCGTGCTCGACGCCGGGCCGATGGCCAGCGCGGTGTCCCGGATGAAGGCGCCCCTGCTGAGGGACCGCGACTTCGCGGTCCAGGCGGCCGCCCTGGACGTGCTCAAGAACAACCGGCTCATTGCCGAGGCGGCCCGGGAGGCCGGCCTTGCGTCGCCGTTGCTGGACGTCTGCCACGCGCTGTTCGACGAGACCGTGGCACTCGGCCACGGCGGCGCCGACATGGTCGCGGTGCTGCACGCGATCGAGGCCCGCACCGGCGGAGCACGGCCCTCCGGAAAGGCCTAG
- a CDS encoding DUF2252 domain-containing protein — MREQDKAPGPAAGGPRRDPAQRAADGKAARRRVPRSAQARFEPGKKRFDPVELLEQQSADRVRELVPIRYGRMLESPFRFYRGAAGIMAADLGQAPHTGLTTQLCGDAHLLNFRLLASPERRLVFDINDFDETLPGPFEWDLKRLATSLEIAARARGLDARRRTAIVRGAVEAYRERMRLFAGMGTLDVWYAQDDADQLAALLPAEQPDRTVRRRTAKALAKARTRTTAQAFDKLTTVVDGRRRIASDPPLITPLRELLPDDQRVELESKLRELLRNYSDSLSAERRMLLSRFQVVDMARKVVGVGSVGTRCWVILAIGRDDQDPLLLQAKEAGPSVLAPYAGAAVHDNQGQRVVAGQRLMQSAGDILLGWERVIGIDGQQRDFYIRQLRDWKGIAQPDTMSPTMLRLFARVCGASLARAHARSGDPIALAAYAGGGDALDRALAEFAEAYADRNAFDHQALATAAADGRVPVAPSPG; from the coding sequence ATGCGTGAACAGGACAAGGCCCCGGGGCCGGCGGCGGGTGGTCCGCGGCGCGACCCCGCGCAGCGAGCGGCGGACGGCAAGGCGGCACGCCGTCGCGTACCGCGGTCCGCGCAAGCCCGCTTCGAGCCGGGCAAGAAGCGCTTCGACCCGGTCGAGCTGCTGGAACAGCAGTCCGCCGACCGGGTGCGGGAACTCGTGCCGATCCGCTACGGACGCATGCTGGAGTCGCCCTTCCGCTTCTACCGGGGCGCCGCGGGCATCATGGCCGCGGACCTCGGCCAGGCGCCGCACACCGGGCTCACCACCCAGTTGTGCGGGGACGCGCACCTGCTGAACTTCCGGCTGCTCGCCTCCCCCGAGCGCCGCCTCGTCTTCGACATCAACGACTTCGACGAGACGCTGCCAGGCCCGTTCGAGTGGGACCTCAAACGCCTCGCGACCAGCCTGGAGATCGCCGCCCGCGCCCGCGGCCTCGACGCCCGGCGGCGCACCGCGATCGTCCGCGGGGCGGTCGAGGCGTACCGCGAGCGGATGCGGCTCTTCGCCGGCATGGGCACCCTCGACGTCTGGTACGCGCAGGACGACGCCGACCAGCTCGCGGCGCTGCTGCCCGCCGAGCAACCGGACAGGACCGTCAGGCGCCGGACGGCCAAGGCGCTGGCGAAAGCCCGCACCAGGACCACCGCGCAGGCCTTCGACAAGCTGACCACCGTGGTCGACGGGCGGCGCAGGATCGCCTCGGACCCGCCGCTGATCACCCCGCTGCGCGAGCTGCTTCCGGACGACCAGCGCGTCGAACTGGAGTCGAAGCTGCGTGAGTTGCTGCGCAACTACAGCGACAGCCTGTCGGCGGAGCGGCGGATGCTGCTGAGCCGCTTCCAAGTGGTGGACATGGCGCGCAAGGTCGTGGGCGTGGGCAGCGTCGGCACCCGGTGCTGGGTGATCCTCGCCATCGGCCGCGACGACCAGGACCCGCTGCTGTTGCAGGCCAAGGAGGCGGGGCCCTCGGTCCTCGCCCCCTACGCCGGCGCCGCCGTCCACGACAACCAGGGCCAACGCGTCGTCGCCGGACAGCGGTTGATGCAGTCCGCCGGGGACATTCTGCTCGGCTGGGAACGCGTCATCGGCATCGACGGGCAGCAACGCGACTTCTACATAAGGCAGTTGCGCGACTGGAAGGGAATCGCGCAGCCCGACACCATGTCCCCGACGATGCTGCGGCTCTTCGCCCGGGTCTGCGGCGCCTCCCTGGCCCGCGCGCACGCCCGCTCCGGCGACCCCATCGCGCTCGCGGCATACGCGGGCGGCGGGGACGCGCTCGACCGCGCCCTCGCCGAATTCGCCGAGGCCTACGCCGACCGCAAC
- a CDS encoding S8 family peptidase: MRLFARGLSAAALVLAPLTVAGTPAVAAIPLPTPATALAPLRTHDDAVAGQYIVTVQKTLDPSSIAQSIGLKPFFTYSRALRGFAITLDPAQLDTVRRTPGVEAVEENASVTAYDLAGTTVPAVPAVDGVVRAAAGTWGLDRIDQRNLPLDGQFTTVGKGAGATAYIMDTGIDFGHSEFGGRAVPGFDAIGDGRNGQDCAGHGTHVAGTVGGATYGVAPKANLVSVRVLGCDGKGSWAGIIAGFDWVAKNAKQPAVLNASLGGGYSPAVNDAATALADAGVLPVVAAGNSSEDACDVSPASAPGALTVGATDSADHQTDFSNYGACLTLYAPGQDIVSAKLGGGSIALDGTSMASPHATGVALLYKAANPAAGASDVSSWIASQATANVLTVSAGSPNRLLYTGGL, encoded by the coding sequence ATGCGCTTGTTCGCGCGCGGCCTGTCCGCCGCCGCCCTGGTCCTCGCACCGCTGACCGTGGCAGGCACTCCTGCCGTTGCCGCCATCCCGCTCCCCACGCCCGCCACCGCGCTCGCCCCGCTGCGGACGCACGACGACGCCGTCGCCGGGCAGTACATCGTCACCGTGCAGAAGACCCTCGACCCGTCGTCGATCGCCCAGAGCATCGGCCTCAAGCCGTTCTTCACCTACAGCAGGGCCCTGCGCGGCTTCGCCATCACGCTCGACCCGGCGCAGCTCGACACGGTCCGCAGGACGCCGGGCGTCGAGGCCGTGGAGGAGAACGCGTCGGTGACCGCCTACGACCTGGCGGGCACGACCGTCCCCGCGGTCCCCGCGGTCGACGGCGTCGTCAGGGCTGCGGCCGGCACCTGGGGCCTCGACCGGATCGACCAGCGCAATCTGCCGCTCGACGGGCAGTTCACCACCGTCGGCAAGGGCGCGGGCGCGACCGCCTACATCATGGACACCGGCATCGACTTCGGCCACAGCGAATTCGGCGGGCGGGCCGTACCCGGCTTCGACGCGATCGGCGACGGCCGCAACGGACAGGACTGCGCCGGTCACGGCACCCATGTCGCGGGTACGGTCGGCGGCGCCACCTATGGTGTCGCCCCGAAGGCGAACCTGGTCAGCGTCAGGGTGCTGGGCTGCGACGGCAAGGGCAGCTGGGCCGGGATCATCGCCGGCTTCGACTGGGTGGCGAAGAACGCCAAGCAGCCCGCCGTGCTGAACGCGTCGCTGGGCGGCGGCTACTCCCCCGCGGTCAACGACGCGGCCACAGCGCTCGCCGACGCAGGGGTGCTGCCGGTGGTGGCGGCCGGCAACAGCTCCGAGGACGCGTGCGACGTCTCGCCCGCCAGCGCCCCGGGCGCGCTCACCGTCGGGGCGACCGACTCCGCCGACCACCAGACCGACTTCAGCAACTACGGCGCGTGCCTGACGCTCTACGCCCCCGGCCAGGACATCGTCTCGGCCAAGCTCGGCGGCGGCAGCATCGCCTTGGACGGCACCTCGATGGCCAGCCCGCACGCGACCGGTGTCGCGCTGCTCTACAAGGCGGCGAACCCCGCCGCCGGCGCGTCCGACGTGAGCAGCTGGATCGCGAGCCAGGCCACCGCCAACGTGCTCACCGTCAGCGCGGGTTCGCCCAACCGGCTGCTCTACACCGGCGGTCTGTGA